Proteins encoded by one window of Cyanobium sp. NS01:
- a CDS encoding ferredoxin-thioredoxin reductase catalytic domain-containing protein: MSDAAAASSAPSPESLEVIRKFAETYAQRTGTYFCSDPGVTAVVLEGLARHKEDLGGALCPCRHYEDKEAEVAQAFWNCPCVPMRERKECHCMLFLTEDNPFRGEKQSISIEEIKTLAAG, from the coding sequence ATGTCTGATGCCGCCGCCGCCAGCTCCGCACCCAGCCCCGAGAGCCTGGAGGTGATCCGGAAGTTTGCTGAGACCTACGCCCAGCGCACCGGCACCTACTTCTGCAGTGATCCGGGGGTGACGGCGGTGGTGCTGGAGGGCCTGGCCCGCCACAAGGAGGACCTTGGCGGTGCCCTTTGCCCCTGCCGCCACTACGAAGACAAGGAGGCTGAGGTGGCGCAGGCCTTCTGGAATTGCCCCTGTGTGCCGATGCGGGAGCGCAAGGAGTGCCACTGCATGCTGTTCCTGACCGAAGACAACCCTTTCCGCGGTGAGAAGCAGTCCATCAGCATCGAAGAAATCAAAACCCTCGCCGCCGGCTGA
- the sufB gene encoding Fe-S cluster assembly protein SufB yields the protein MSTATVGELVSQPYKYGFVTDIETDKIAKGLSEDVVRLISAKKEEPQFLLDFRLRAYRQWLQMQEPDWAALGFPGIDYQEIIYYAAPRQQEKKASLDEVDPKLLETFDKLGIPLGEQKRLSNVAVDAVFDSVSIATTFREKLAEDGVIFCSISEAVKDFPELIEAYLGTVVPTNDNFFSALNSAVFSDGSFVFIPKGVACPMELSTYFRINSGDTGQFERTLIVAEEGASVSYLEGCTAPMFDTNQLHAAVVELVALDDASIKYSTVQNWYAGDENGKGGIYNFVTKRGHCRGERSKISWTQVETGSAITWKYPSCVLQGADSVGEFYSVALTNNRQQADTGTKMVHVGPRTRSTIVSKGISAGHSSNSYRGLVQIGPKALGARNYSQCDSMLIGDQAAANTYPYIRCQQPEAAVEHEASTCRISADQLFYLQSRGIGFEEAVSMMVSGFCRDVFNQLPMEFAAEADKLLALKLEGSVG from the coding sequence ATGTCTACAGCCACCGTCGGAGAACTTGTTTCTCAGCCGTATAAGTATGGTTTCGTCACTGACATTGAAACCGATAAGATTGCCAAGGGCCTCAGCGAGGACGTGGTTCGGCTGATCTCCGCCAAGAAAGAGGAGCCTCAGTTTCTGCTTGATTTCCGTCTGCGTGCCTACCGGCAGTGGCTGCAGATGCAGGAGCCCGATTGGGCGGCACTGGGCTTCCCGGGCATTGATTACCAGGAGATCATCTATTACGCCGCCCCCAGACAGCAGGAGAAAAAAGCCAGCCTCGATGAGGTGGATCCCAAGCTGCTGGAAACCTTTGACAAGCTCGGCATCCCCCTGGGTGAGCAGAAGCGGCTTTCCAACGTGGCTGTGGATGCCGTGTTCGACAGCGTTTCCATTGCCACCACCTTTCGCGAAAAGCTCGCCGAAGACGGTGTGATCTTCTGCTCGATCAGCGAGGCCGTCAAGGATTTTCCCGAACTGATCGAGGCCTACCTGGGCACGGTGGTGCCCACCAATGACAATTTCTTTTCAGCACTCAATTCCGCCGTCTTCAGCGATGGCTCTTTTGTTTTCATCCCCAAGGGTGTGGCGTGCCCGATGGAGCTGTCCACCTATTTCCGCATCAACTCCGGTGATACGGGCCAGTTTGAGCGCACCCTGATCGTGGCTGAGGAGGGTGCCTCCGTGAGTTACCTCGAAGGCTGCACGGCACCGATGTTTGACACCAACCAGCTGCACGCTGCAGTGGTTGAGCTGGTGGCCCTCGATGACGCCTCCATCAAGTATTCCACCGTGCAGAACTGGTATGCCGGCGATGAGAATGGGAAAGGAGGCATCTACAACTTCGTCACCAAGCGGGGCCATTGCCGCGGCGAGCGCAGCAAGATCAGTTGGACCCAGGTGGAAACCGGATCAGCCATCACCTGGAAATACCCCAGCTGCGTTCTGCAGGGAGCTGATTCCGTCGGTGAGTTCTATTCTGTGGCCCTCACCAACAACCGTCAGCAGGCTGACACCGGCACCAAGATGGTGCATGTGGGCCCCCGCACCCGCTCCACGATCGTGAGCAAGGGTATCAGCGCCGGCCACTCCTCCAACAGCTACCGCGGCCTGGTGCAGATCGGCCCGAAAGCCCTGGGTGCCCGCAATTACAGCCAGTGCGATTCGATGTTGATCGGCGATCAGGCTGCTGCCAACACCTACCCCTACATCCGCTGTCAGCAGCCCGAGGCCGCTGTGGAGCACGAGGCCAGCACCTGCCGCATCTCGGCAGACCAGCTCTTCTATCTGCAGAGCCGCGGGATCGGCTTTGAAGAGGCGGTGTCGATGATGGTGAGCGGCTTCTGCCGCGATGTGTTCAACCAGCTGCCGATGGAGTTTGCCGCCGAAGCCGACAAGCTGCTGGCCCTCAAGTTGGAGGGATCGGTGGGTTAG
- the sufC gene encoding Fe-S cluster assembly ATPase SufC, which produces MIRPDAPVLLEIRDLQASVEDQPILKGVNLTIRAGEVHAVMGRNGSGKSTLSKVLAGHPAYTVTGGSVHYRGDNLLELDPEERARIGLFLGFQYPVEIPGVSNLEFLRVATNARRSQQGAEELDTFAFEDLVRERLAVVQMDPAFLDRSVNEGFSGGEKKRNEILQMALLEPVVAILDETDSGLDIDALRIVAGGVNQLASPDNATLLITHYQRLLEVITPDYVHVMAAGRILRSGGKELALELERTGYDWVDEQVARLEAAAERQPLEVG; this is translated from the coding sequence GTGATTCGCCCAGACGCCCCCGTACTCCTAGAGATCCGCGACCTGCAGGCTTCGGTGGAGGACCAGCCCATCCTCAAGGGGGTGAACCTCACGATCAGAGCCGGTGAGGTGCATGCCGTGATGGGCCGCAATGGCAGCGGCAAGAGCACCCTCTCCAAGGTGCTGGCCGGTCACCCCGCCTACACCGTCACCGGCGGCTCGGTCCACTACCGCGGCGACAACCTGCTGGAGCTGGATCCGGAAGAGAGGGCCCGCATCGGCCTCTTCCTCGGCTTCCAGTACCCGGTGGAGATTCCCGGGGTGAGCAACCTTGAGTTCCTGCGGGTGGCCACCAACGCCCGCCGCAGCCAGCAGGGTGCCGAGGAGCTCGACACCTTCGCCTTCGAGGATCTGGTGCGCGAGCGCCTGGCGGTGGTTCAGATGGACCCCGCCTTTCTCGATCGCAGCGTCAACGAGGGGTTCAGCGGCGGTGAGAAAAAGCGCAACGAGATCCTGCAGATGGCCCTGCTGGAACCTGTGGTGGCCATCCTCGATGAAACGGATTCCGGCCTCGACATCGATGCCCTGCGCATCGTGGCCGGCGGCGTCAACCAGCTCGCCAGCCCCGACAACGCCACCCTGTTGATCACCCACTACCAGCGCCTGCTGGAGGTGATCACCCCGGACTATGTGCACGTGATGGCGGCTGGCCGCATCCTGCGCAGCGGTGGCAAGGAGCTGGCTCTTGAGCTTGAGCGCACCGGCTACGACTGGGTGGACGAGCAGGTCGCCCGCCTCGAGGCAGCTGCCGAGCGCCAGCCTTTGGAGGTGGGCTGA
- a CDS encoding SufD family Fe-S cluster assembly protein, which produces MVASSRAPVAPAPTAGTEAWLSALAGAALPTRRQEDWRFTDLSALQTLPQCLAAPATSCWDLETLPAGISRLSAEAAAAEQGRSLAATGCSEHWPVRLNAGADPALLALRVSGCADPLELLWQAGAGEGLRARRLLLVLEPGASLDLFLLITAAGPQALSLVIEVAMATDSRLNFGSLAIGKGGQATLLAHTAIRQASGSQLKLVNGSSGWALLRQEPRLVQTDGAAHACLRGLQLVDGEQVADTHSHVCFEGPAGSLDQLHKVVADDRGRSVFNGAVQVPRVAQQTNAAQLSRNLLLSDRARIDTKPELEIVADDVKCAHGATVSRLQLEELFYLQSRGIAAAQAAALLKRGFCEEVLRELPAAAARHRPLQSLLGEA; this is translated from the coding sequence ATGGTGGCCAGCTCCCGGGCTCCTGTGGCCCCTGCTCCCACTGCCGGCACCGAGGCCTGGCTCAGCGCCCTGGCCGGGGCAGCGCTGCCCACCCGCCGCCAGGAGGACTGGCGCTTCACCGATCTTTCGGCGCTGCAGACCCTGCCCCAGTGCCTCGCTGCACCCGCCACCAGCTGCTGGGATCTGGAGACGCTGCCGGCCGGCATCAGCCGCCTTTCCGCCGAGGCGGCGGCTGCCGAGCAGGGCCGCTCGCTGGCGGCCACCGGCTGCAGTGAGCACTGGCCGGTGCGGCTGAATGCCGGTGCTGATCCGGCCCTGCTGGCCCTGCGGGTGAGCGGCTGCGCCGATCCCCTTGAGCTGTTGTGGCAGGCCGGTGCCGGCGAGGGTCTGCGTGCCAGGCGGCTGCTGCTGGTGCTGGAGCCGGGGGCGAGCCTCGATCTGTTTCTGCTGATCACCGCCGCCGGCCCCCAGGCCCTGAGCCTGGTGATCGAGGTGGCGATGGCCACCGACAGTCGCCTCAACTTCGGCAGCCTGGCCATCGGCAAGGGCGGCCAGGCCACCCTGCTGGCCCACACGGCCATCCGCCAGGCCTCCGGAAGCCAGCTGAAGCTGGTGAACGGCAGCTCTGGCTGGGCGCTGCTGCGCCAAGAACCCCGCTTGGTGCAGACCGATGGCGCCGCCCACGCCTGCCTGCGCGGGCTGCAGCTCGTCGATGGCGAGCAGGTGGCTGACACCCATAGCCATGTGTGCTTCGAGGGCCCGGCCGGCAGCCTCGACCAGCTGCACAAGGTGGTGGCCGATGATCGCGGCCGCAGCGTGTTCAACGGTGCTGTGCAGGTGCCCCGGGTGGCCCAACAGACCAATGCGGCCCAGCTGAGCCGCAACCTGCTGCTCTCCGACCGCGCCAGGATTGACACCAAGCCCGAACTGGAAATCGTGGCCGATGACGTCAAGTGCGCCCACGGCGCCACCGTGAGTCGCCTGCAGCTCGAGGAGCTCTTCTACCTCCAGAGCCGTGGCATCGCCGCCGCCCAGGCCGCCGCCCTGCTCAAGCGCGGCTTCTGTGAGGAGGTGCTGCGCGAGCTGCCCGCCGCCGCCGCCCGCCATCGCCCGCTCCAGAGCCTGCTGGGAGAAGCCTGA
- a CDS encoding SufS family cysteine desulfurase produces MAPDNLALQTRPDFPLLAQTACLGQPLIYLDHAATSQKPRQVLSALQRYYDHDNANVHRGAHQLSARATEGFEGARAKTAAFVGAASPREIVFTRNASEAINLVARTWGEANLKPGDEILLSVMEHHSNLVPWQLLAARTGCVLRHVGLTATGELDLDDLRAQLNDRTRLVSLVQVSNTLGCLTPIAEIAPLAHAVGALLLVDACQSLAHLPVDVARLDCDFLVGSSHKLCGPTGMGFLWAREALLEAMPPFLGGGEMIQDVFLDHSSWAELPHKFEAGTPAIGEAIGMGAALDYLQSIGLERIHRWEQQLTRRLFERLNAIDGVTILGPTPDQQPDRGALAAFTVEGLHANDLAALLDSAGICIRSGHHCTQPLHRLYGIPGSARASLSFTTSPEEIDRFAEELEGTIGFLREHS; encoded by the coding sequence ATGGCGCCTGACAACCTGGCCCTGCAGACGCGGCCCGACTTTCCCCTGCTCGCCCAGACGGCCTGCCTCGGCCAGCCGCTGATCTATCTCGATCACGCCGCCACCAGCCAGAAGCCGCGGCAGGTGCTCTCGGCCCTGCAGCGCTACTACGACCACGACAACGCCAACGTGCACCGGGGCGCCCACCAGCTGAGCGCCAGAGCCACGGAGGGCTTTGAGGGCGCCAGGGCCAAGACGGCCGCCTTTGTGGGTGCGGCCAGCCCCCGGGAGATCGTGTTCACCCGCAATGCCAGCGAGGCGATCAACCTGGTGGCCCGCACCTGGGGCGAGGCCAACCTCAAGCCGGGCGATGAGATTCTGCTCTCGGTGATGGAGCACCACAGCAATCTGGTGCCCTGGCAGCTGCTGGCCGCCCGCACCGGCTGTGTGCTGCGCCATGTGGGCCTCACGGCCACCGGCGAGCTCGACCTCGACGATCTGCGCGCCCAGCTCAATGACCGCACCCGGCTGGTGAGCCTGGTGCAGGTGAGCAACACCCTCGGTTGCCTCACACCGATCGCCGAGATCGCGCCCTTGGCCCATGCCGTGGGGGCACTGCTGCTGGTGGATGCCTGCCAGAGCCTGGCCCACCTGCCGGTGGATGTGGCCCGTCTCGACTGCGACTTCCTCGTGGGCAGCTCCCACAAGCTGTGCGGCCCCACGGGCATGGGCTTCCTCTGGGCCCGCGAGGCCCTGCTGGAGGCGATGCCGCCCTTCCTGGGGGGCGGCGAAATGATCCAGGACGTGTTTCTTGACCACAGCAGCTGGGCTGAACTGCCCCACAAGTTCGAAGCGGGCACCCCGGCGATCGGCGAGGCGATCGGCATGGGGGCCGCCCTCGACTATCTGCAATCGATCGGGCTGGAGCGGATCCACCGCTGGGAGCAACAGCTCACCCGCCGCCTGTTCGAGCGGCTCAACGCCATCGACGGGGTGACGATCCTGGGGCCCACTCCAGACCAGCAGCCCGATCGCGGTGCCCTCGCCGCCTTCACCGTGGAGGGCCTGCACGCCAATGATCTGGCGGCTCTGCTCGACTCGGCCGGGATCTGCATCCGCAGCGGCCACCACTGCACCCAACCGCTGCATCGGCTCTACGGGATCCCCGGCTCGGCGCGGGCCAGTCTCAGTTTCACCACCTCCCCCGAGGAGATCGACCGCTTCGCGGAGGAACTGGAGGGCACGATCGGCTTCCTGCGCGAGCACAGCTGA
- a CDS encoding sulfotransferase family 2 domain-containing protein, with amino-acid sequence MLLLPERKALFLHIPKTGGQTIERLLGFPHRHQHHSSKGLPSDWQRWFRFTFVRHPVDRFISACNYYVDMAGRHQRRYRQPAERGVIASFRLWLLEEKPSLPQVVEALQAQDLYRRHAGFAPQLRRIRAVQPQFLGRFERFADDVNTVLTLLDVDARLEAGAPRINASKRHYRQVDLDGPALQALSRMYRADFQQLGYRPAPPTALPNDEH; translated from the coding sequence ATGCTGCTGCTTCCCGAGCGCAAGGCGCTGTTCCTGCACATTCCCAAGACCGGGGGGCAGACCATCGAGCGCCTGCTCGGTTTCCCCCACCGCCACCAGCATCACTCCAGCAAGGGCCTGCCCAGTGACTGGCAGCGCTGGTTCCGCTTCACCTTCGTGCGGCACCCGGTGGATCGCTTCATCAGCGCCTGCAACTACTACGTGGACATGGCGGGGCGCCATCAGCGCCGCTACCGGCAGCCCGCCGAGCGGGGTGTGATCGCCAGCTTTCGGCTCTGGTTGCTGGAGGAGAAGCCCAGCCTGCCGCAGGTGGTGGAGGCACTGCAGGCCCAGGATCTCTACCGCCGGCATGCTGGCTTCGCGCCCCAGCTGCGGCGCATCAGGGCTGTGCAACCCCAGTTCCTGGGACGGTTCGAACGCTTTGCCGACGATGTGAACACGGTGCTGACACTGCTCGATGTGGACGCCAGGCTCGAGGCGGGGGCGCCGCGCATCAACGCCTCGAAGCGGCACTATCGGCAGGTCGATCTCGATGGGCCTGCCCTGCAGGCGCTCAGCCGCATGTATCGGGCTGATTTCCAGCAGCTGGGCTACAGGCCCGCCCCTCCCACTGCCCTTCCCAACGATGAACATTGA
- the mtnA gene encoding S-methyl-5-thioribose-1-phosphate isomerase, translated as MNIDGQAWRTIWLEPDGRSVGVIDQTLLPHRFTTRQLSSCDAAAEAIRTMVVRGAPLIGVTGAYGLMLALQSDPSDTALAQAYDQLNATRPTAVNLRWALQRVRQRVQALPERERAEVARLEAAAIAEEDVAMCAAIGDHGLALFQALAAGRALERQGRPFQVLTHCNAGWLATVDWGTALAPIYKAHRAGLDLHVWVDETRPRNQGASLTAFELGREGVPHTVIVDNAGGHLMQHGLVDAVIVGTDRTTRSGDVCNKIGTYLKALAAHDNGVPFYVALPGSTIDWSLRDGLAEIPIEARSGSEVTQISGRLLNTGAIAAAGESAATRSAAMESATVALTPEGSEGFNPAFDVTPARLVTALITERGVAPASEAGLVGLYGDLGGAGGSGSSGRAGAQGGLQ; from the coding sequence ATGAACATTGACGGCCAGGCCTGGCGCACCATCTGGCTGGAGCCCGACGGCCGTTCGGTGGGGGTGATCGACCAGACCCTGCTGCCCCATCGCTTCACCACCCGCCAGCTCAGCAGCTGTGACGCGGCGGCCGAGGCGATCCGCACGATGGTGGTGCGGGGGGCGCCCCTGATCGGTGTCACGGGGGCCTATGGGCTGATGCTGGCCCTGCAGAGCGACCCCAGCGACACCGCCCTCGCCCAGGCCTACGACCAGCTCAATGCCACCCGGCCCACGGCCGTGAACCTGCGCTGGGCCCTGCAGCGGGTGCGGCAGCGGGTGCAGGCCTTGCCGGAACGAGAGCGGGCCGAGGTGGCGCGTCTCGAGGCCGCGGCGATCGCCGAGGAGGATGTGGCCATGTGCGCGGCCATCGGCGACCACGGCCTGGCGCTGTTTCAGGCCTTGGCCGCGGGCCGAGCGCTCGAACGGCAGGGGCGGCCGTTCCAGGTGCTCACCCACTGCAATGCCGGCTGGTTGGCCACGGTCGACTGGGGCACGGCCCTGGCGCCGATCTACAAGGCCCACCGCGCCGGCCTGGACCTGCACGTGTGGGTGGACGAGACCCGGCCCCGCAACCAGGGAGCCAGCCTCACCGCCTTTGAGCTGGGCCGGGAGGGCGTGCCCCACACCGTGATCGTGGACAACGCCGGCGGTCACCTGATGCAGCACGGCCTGGTGGACGCCGTGATCGTGGGCACCGACCGCACCACCCGCAGCGGCGATGTCTGCAACAAGATCGGCACCTACCTCAAGGCCCTCGCCGCCCACGACAACGGCGTGCCCTTTTACGTGGCCCTGCCGGGCTCCACCATCGACTGGAGCCTGCGCGACGGCCTCGCGGAGATTCCGATCGAGGCCCGCTCCGGCAGTGAGGTGACCCAGATCAGCGGTCGCCTGCTCAACACCGGCGCCATCGCCGCTGCTGGAGAGTCCGCTGCCACCAGGTCCGCTGCCATGGAATCCGCCACGGTGGCCCTCACTCCGGAGGGCAGCGAGGGCTTCAATCCGGCCTTCGATGTCACCCCGGCCCGGCTGGTGACAGCCCTGATCACCGAACGGGGCGTGGCCCCGGCCAGCGAGGCCGGCCTGGTGGGGCTCTATGGGGACCTGGGCGGTGCGGGCGGCTCGGGCAGTTCGGGCCGCGCGGGGGCTCAGGGAGGTTTGCAGTAG
- a CDS encoding class II aldolase/adducin family protein: protein MASPELELRQALVLAARRMNSAGINQGTSGNLSARIPGGLLITPSGTPYERMEPADLCAIDVHGQPLDAVSRPQGLRPSSEWRLHADLLRSRPELNAVVHCHSIQATALACHGRGLPPFHYMVVMAGGPDIRCAPYATFGSQQLSDLALQALSGRRACLLAQHGQVTLGGTPEQALGLAIEVETLAHMYLQALQLGEPPQLSGEEMDRVAHTMAALHYGEQRPA from the coding sequence ATGGCCAGCCCGGAGCTCGAGCTGCGCCAGGCCCTGGTGCTGGCGGCCCGGCGGATGAACAGTGCGGGGATCAACCAGGGCACCTCCGGCAACCTCTCAGCCCGGATCCCCGGGGGCCTGCTGATCACCCCGAGTGGCACGCCCTACGAACGGATGGAGCCCGCGGACCTGTGCGCCATCGATGTCCATGGCCAGCCCCTGGATGCCGTGTCGCGTCCGCAGGGTCTGAGGCCCTCCTCCGAGTGGCGGCTGCATGCGGACCTGCTACGCAGCCGGCCGGAGCTGAACGCTGTGGTGCACTGCCATTCGATCCAGGCCACCGCCCTGGCCTGCCATGGCCGCGGCCTTCCCCCGTTCCACTACATGGTGGTGATGGCTGGTGGGCCGGACATCCGCTGTGCGCCCTATGCCACCTTCGGCAGCCAGCAGCTCTCCGATCTGGCCCTGCAGGCCCTGAGCGGGCGCCGCGCCTGCCTGTTGGCCCAGCACGGCCAGGTGACCCTGGGAGGCACTCCCGAGCAGGCGCTGGGCCTGGCGATCGAGGTGGAAACCCTCGCCCACATGTATCTGCAGGCCCTGCAGCTGGGTGAGCCGCCCCAGCTCTCGGGCGAGGAGATGGACCGGGTGGCGCACACCATGGCGGCTCTGCACTACGGCGAGCAGCGGCCGGCCTGA